The following is a genomic window from Kiloniellales bacterium.
GCGGTTGACCGGCTTGGCCGCGAAGGCGCCGTCGAGATCGACCAGGTGGAGCCATTCGAAGCCGGCCTCGGCGAAGGCCGCCGCCTGGGCCGCGGGGTCCGGGTTGAACACCGTGGCGCTGGCCATCTCGCCGCGCAGCAGGCGGACCGCCGCGCCCTCCTTCAGGTCGATCGCCGGGTAGAGAATCATGCCGTGGCGGCGCCCGGTTCCAGGTCCTTGGTGTAGAACAGGCCGGTCACCCAGCGCCCGTCGACCCAGGCGTAGTGCTCGTGGACGCCCCAGCGCTGGTAGCCCAGACCCTCGTAGATCTGGATCGCCCGTTCCTGGGTCTCGCGCACATCGAGGTTGATGACCCGGAACCCGGTCTCGCGCGCGGTCGCCTCGACCGCCTCGACCAAGCGCTGGGCCAGGCCGTGGCCGCGCGCCCAGGGCGCCAGGAAGAAGGTGGTGAGCTGGCCGATCCGCGACTGCGCCTCGTTGTTCTTGGGCGGGCGCAGCAGCTGGGCCGAGCCGGCGATGGTGCCGTCGAGCCGGGCGACGTGGAGCTCGCGCTCGGGCACCAGCAGGACGCCCTTCCAGTAGGTCTCCATGACGTGGCGCGGCGGCGGTGTCAGCCAGCCGAAGCCGCCGCCGTCGAGGATCGCCGCGTCGGCCGCGTCGCAGAGGTCGTGCAGGTCGCCGGCGTCGAAGGCGGTGATCCGCTCGACCAGGGTGTCGGGCGCGGCTTGGCCGGTGGCGGACATCACGGCCTCCAGGCCAGGAAGTTGGCGAGCAGCCGGAGGCCCGTGGCCTGGCTCTTCTCCGGATGGAACTGGGTGCCGACCAGGTTGTCCCGCCCGACCGCCGCGGTCACCGCGCCGCCGTAGTCGGTGTGGGCCAGGAGGTCGCCG
Proteins encoded in this region:
- a CDS encoding GNAT family N-acetyltransferase, producing the protein MSATGQAAPDTLVERITAFDAGDLHDLCDAADAAILDGGGFGWLTPPPRHVMETYWKGVLLVPERELHVARLDGTIAGSAQLLRPPKNNEAQSRIGQLTTFFLAPWARGHGLAQRLVEAVEATARETGFRVINLDVRETQERAIQIYEGLGYQRWGVHEHYAWVDGRWVTGLFYTKDLEPGAATA